The Lycium barbarum isolate Lr01 chromosome 4, ASM1917538v2, whole genome shotgun sequence nucleotide sequence TAGCAATACATTGTGCATGAATGAAAGATATATTTGTTTTGTTTGGTTTTTCCAGACAAAAGTGACAGTGAATGGTTCAAAATAATTTTCCCAAAAAGgggaaaatataacctaaatttaTTGCACATGCCTAATTCCTCTACCAACCCCTTGGACCTAGAGGGGGGGAGGGTGAGAACCAGCTACACCGTGGTTCGTCTAAAAGAGTTGCAGAGCTATATATAAGTAGCTAGAAAATTTTGGGAAATAAGAAGTAGTGGAGATAAGGCAAACCGGCTAAAGAAATTACCCCATCCGTCTCAATTTACGTGGCACCTTTTCGAATTTCGAGATATAAATAAGtcatttttataatattatttttctatattttttaaatacttagaattgttaattattgtgttTTATAGTACTAGATATTtacatagttttcaaatatgtaataaaaaacttaaagattctaTACCTGAACTCACGATTAAAATTAAactgtttgactctcgaaattagACTTGTGTCACAAAATTAAGATTTCATTTGCACTTTTTTCCCTATTttatgctggtctttaatttttttccctaataaaaaataatttttccgtagacataagtttatattttcactTCATAATATCTCATAAGTTATGTTTCGCACCCTTAAAAAACTTATGCCGCACTAATAAGTTCGATTGTGAAGGACAAAGACCAGCGCATTGAAGGACTGGGTATCTCTGGCCCATGTTATTTGGGCCACTAAAAACATATCATCCGAGACAAACAAAACTGGCCCAATAAATAAACTCAAACTGATCCAAATATAGCTTTCTTTCACTTCTTTCACTATATTTTTGCTTCTCTCCTTAGCTCCCTTTTTGGCGTCAATGGCGTTGGAAGCTTACGCATCACAaaatactaataaaatacatacagATGTTCTCTCACAAACTCGTATATATCgacaaaaaaaaatggagaaaatttcataaatagcTATTATAACTTAGAGCGTAATTACAAAACATAGCTACAATTTGCATATTTGCGAAACGTAGCTACAATTGTTGTATATTAGATGGTTATCAACTACACTAGCAAAAGAGCTCTATTTAGGCAACGGGTATCAACATATACTGTATCAGCTAACAACGGGCGAAAGAACTCTATTAATGCATATTGTGTCAGCGCGTGTGTGTATTGCGTATTTGCTACGAAATTCAAACTGTATACATTTCACAATTGTTTGAAACCATAGCTATGTATCGTAAATATAGTCTGAATGTTTGCCATGTCGCATAATGTTTCCAAAAATGAAATAACCCAAGGTTGTCGGTATCTTCAGCCCATCTTATTTGAGCTTAGTAAAGACCCAAACTAAATTGGCCCAATACATATCCAAAACTCAAACTGGTCCAAATATAGCTCTCTTTCATTTCTTTAACTGTATTTGCTTCTTCCCTTAGCTCCCTTTTTGTTGTAAATGGCGTTGGAAGCTTACACATCACAAAATACTGATAAAATCCATTCAGATGTTCTCTCATAAACTCGTATATcttgacaaaaaaaaattgagaaaaaatcATAAATAACTATTATAAACTTAGAGCGTAGTTACGAAATATAGCTAAAATTTGCATTTTTATGAAACGTAGCTATAATTGTTGTATTAGACGGGTAAAAATTGTATAAGCGATAACGGGTATCAGCAGTATCAGCGCATATTGTATCTGCAGAAAACACGTGAAAGAACTCAGTCAATACACATATGCATTGTGTACTTGCTACAAAACACAAAAATGTAGGTATGTTTCGtaattttttgaaattatatCTATGTATCGTAAAATGCAGTCTAAATGTTTGTAATTTTTCCAAAAATGAAAATAACCCAAGGTTGTCAGTATCTTTGGCCCATTTTATTTGGGCTTCTAAACATAATACAGGCCCAACTAAATTGGCCCAATACATAACTGATCCAAGTATAGCTGTTTTTCATTTCTCTCACTGTGTTTTGCTTCTTTCCCTTAGCTGCCCTTTTGGTTTCAATGGCGTTGGAAGCTTACACATCACAAAATACTGATAATAAAATCCATACAGATGTTCTTTCACAAGCTCGCATATCTTGTTACAAGGTACaattttttctccattttttaTTCCTTAAGGTACAAAAATGAACATTTTTATCAATCTTGATTAGAGGTGGAGCTAGTcctgggtggtgggggtgggtagTGGGGGTTGGTTGTGGGGTTGGTTGTAGAGCGTTGGGGTGGGGGTTGCGTGGGTGTGGGGTGGGTGCTGGTTGTGGGGGTGGGTATCTTGATTAGAGGCTTAGCTATGCCTGGGTGGTACGTGTGGGTAGTGGGGGGTGGGTGTGGGGAGGTGGGAGGTAGGGGGTTGGTGGTAGTGGTGGGATGGGCAGTGGCGCACGCAGGATTTTTCATAAATGGTGTCGACATTTAAAGTGGAAAACAAATGAATAAACTCAAGGGAATAATGTGTAATTTTTCAATGTTAAGGTTTTAAGTTTAGTTGTGGGACTACActatgtatgttgttgttatatatatatatatataaatattaattAAAATTTTCGACGAAGCGGTGTCGGATGACACCCACCCCTAGCCATAAGGTGTGTCCGCCCCTGGGGATGGGTGTGGTGgttgtgggggtgggtggtggggtggtGATGTTTTGAGTTTATATGTTCTAGATTCTTGAAAATGTAGCTTATTGGGTTATTaatgtttttatatatattaagtggaTTTTTAAACACTAATACAGAGTTTGAGGCAAAGCTATTGATCTTGATAGAGCTAATTGAAGTGATTTAATTGTTATTTGAAAGGAAACTGTTGTCTAACTTGCTGCAAGGTTTaattttttctccatttttagTACAATTTTTATTCCTTAAGATCCAAAATATGTACATTTTGATCAATCTTGGCTAGACACGGAGCTAAGCTTTTGAGTTTATGGGTTTAAATTCTAGAAAATATAGCTTATTTGgttattaataatatttttattcatatttttagatttttattttaaaaaatatagattttccCCCAAAAAATGTACATTTTGATCAATCTTGATCAGAAGCGGAGTTATGATTTTGAGTTTATGGGTTTTAAGTTATTGAAATGTGCTTACTAGGTTATTGTTAATATTTTAATACATATTGAGTGGATATTTAAACACAAATATAGAGTTTGAGCCAAAGCTATTGATCTTGATAAAGCTAATTGAAGTTATTGAATTGATATTTTAAAGGAAGTTGCTGTATATCTTGTTACAAGGTACAATTTGTTATCCATTTTTTCGTACAATTTTTATTCCTTAAGGTCCAAAAAATGTACGTTTAAATCAATCTTGATCTAAGGCGGAACTAGGATTTTGAGTTTATGGTTCTAGATTCTAGAAAATTTAGCTTATTGGGTTATTGATTAGACTCCCTTCGTACCAGAATAAGTAtcggtttagctcatttcacgcccattaagaaaaataatagatacAAGGTGTTAGATGTTTCTTGAGAATTGAGCACTATTTAGAAAAAGTAGTTCTTTAATATAAGGATATAGTTGAAAACAattactacttttttttttgtcttgaatcCTAAAGTGATACTTACTTTGGGACAAGTTTCATTTGCTAAagcgacacttattttgggacggagggagtaattttcaTACATATTAAGTGGATTTTTAAACACAAACACAGAGTTTGAGCCAAAGTTATGATCTTGATAAAGCTAACTGAGGCTATTGAATTATATTTAAAGGCAAGAGATGCATTTTATTCATGCCTGGCGAAAGAATCGAGTAAGAAGCTTACAGAAATCGCGACAGTTGGGCTTTTATACCCTGTTGAATGCAAGAAATCCAGAGAGGAATATGTGAAGCAATGTCGACCCACTTGGGTAAGGTCACTAAAGTTTTAAACTTTACAAAAACGGGTTCTTTTTCTATCTTTTTTCCCTATGGATTCTGGgattttagttttttatttttttatttttttttattggtgtttattttttgtttttggtatGTATAGGTTAAGCATTTTGATAGGCAGTACTCTGCTAAGAAGAGGGTTCAGAGACTTTTGGATTAGTCAAGGACAGGTATGCTTGTT carries:
- the LOC132637015 gene encoding uncharacterized protein LOC132637015; this encodes MALEAYTSQNTDNKIHTDVLSQARISCYKARDAFYSCLAKESSKKLTEIATVGLLYPVECKKSREEYVKQCRPTWVKHFDRQYSAKKRVQRLLD